The Nitrospirota bacterium DNA window GCTCATCGAGATGTATGTGCATGGATGAGACGATTGACCTATAGAAGCTGTGCTGGAGGTCTGTAAGTGTGTCTGAAAGCTCCCTTACATCGTGGGAGTAAACGAGTGTAATCGTGCCTGCGGTCTGGGTGTCTTTCTCCTTCCACTCCTCCTTCACGAGACTGTCCCTTATGAGGTCCCTGATTGCC harbors:
- the nikR gene encoding nickel-responsive transcriptional regulator NikR, which encodes AIRDLIRDSLVKEEWKEKDTQTAGTITLVYSHDVRELSDTLTDLQHSFYRSIVSSMHIHLDEHNCIEVLVVKGKAKDIKKIADRLIGTRGVKHGKLTLTTTGKNIK